The genomic region TTTACGCATTGCTCAGCGTCATGTTGCCCGGCTTGCTGTTTGCCGGCGGGTTGGGACTTCGACAAGGAAAGCTGGGGTTGGTGGTCGCTGGCCATTTATAAAATACGAGCGGGAAATTCCAGCCCTTCAGGGTTGGGATGAAAGCGAGCGTCTGAGGGAGGGGTTTTTTACCCCTCTCGCAAGTCCGACATTTTTTGTAAATACTCTTTGACTAACTTCTCAATAATCTTGCTAGCATCTGTATTTTCTTTAGCAGCTTGTAATTTTAGTTGCTTAATCACTTCTTCATCTAACGAAGTTGTGAATTTTTTGCGTGGCATTAATTTTCCCTCCTTGTCCTATTACGTATTTACGTATATAATATAGGAAAAGGAGGTGAAAAGCAAATGCACAAAGCGTTTAAATTTCGGATCTATCCAACGAGAGAACAAGTTACACTCATTAATAAATCCATTGGTTGTAGTCGTTTTGTATTCAATCACTTTCTAGCCAAATGGAATGAAACATACGAGCAAACAGGAAAAGGACTAACCTATAGTGCTTGTTCCAAACAATTAACCCAATTAAAGAAGGAACTGGAGTGGTTGAAAGAAGTAGATTCTACTGCACTACAAAACGCATTGAAACATCTGGATGACGCATTCAAACGCTTTTTCAAAAGGCAGAATGAACGTCCACGCTTCAAAAGCAGGAAAAATCCTGTTCAATCATACACCAGTCAATGCAATCATCCTAAGAAAGGGAAACCCACAATTGAAGTAGTTGGAAACAAAACCAAGCTACCAAAACTAGGATGGGTTAAGTTTGCAAAATCCAGAGAAGTAGAAGGAAAAATCCTTTCCGCTACGATTCGTCGCAGTCCATCAGGAAAATATTTTGTTTCTATCCTATGTGAAATGAACTACTGCCCATATGTTCCAGTAGATCAAGAAAAAGCAGTTGGTGTG from Polycladomyces zharkentensis harbors:
- a CDS encoding DUF6364 family protein, with amino-acid sequence MPRKKFTTSLDEEVIKQLKLQAAKENTDASKIIEKLVKEYLQKMSDLREG